A DNA window from Turicibacter sp. TJ11 contains the following coding sequences:
- a CDS encoding heavy-metal-associated domain-containing protein, translating into MAKTFMLNVENLSSNEDIEKIKSYFETNLEGVEKLDINLSLKLVSVHYNEGIGSPKYILDAFNHLGYTVR; encoded by the coding sequence ATGGCTAAAACATTTATGCTAAATGTGGAGAATTTAAGTTCAAATGAAGATATCGAAAAAATTAAATCTTATTTTGAAACAAATTTAGAGGGTGTGGAAAAGTTAGATATCAATCTTTCTTTAAAATTAGTTTCTGTTCATTATAATGAAGGGATTGGTTCCCCGAAATATATTTTAGATGCATTCAACCACTTAGGTTATACTGTTCGTTAA